Proteins encoded together in one Lathamus discolor isolate bLatDis1 chromosome 3, bLatDis1.hap1, whole genome shotgun sequence window:
- the CAB39 gene encoding calcium-binding protein 39, whose product MPFPFGKSHKSPADIVKNLKESMAVLEKQDISDKKAEKATEEVSKNLVAMKEILYGTNEKEPQTEAVAQLAQELYNSGLLSTLVADLQLIDFEGKKDVAQIFNNILRRQIGTRTPTVEYICTQQNILFMLLKGYESPEIALNCGIMLRECIRHEPLAKIILWSEQFYDFFRYVEMSTFDIASDAFATFKDLLTRHKLLSAEFLEQHYDRFFSEYEKLLHSENYVTKRQSLKLLGELLLDRHNFTIMTKYISKPENLKLMMNLLRDKSRNIQFEAFHVFKVFVANPNKTQPILDILLKNQTKLIEFLSKFQNDRTEDEQFNDEKTYLVKQIRDLKRPAQQEA is encoded by the exons ATGCCATTCCCCTTTGGCAAGTCCCACAAGTCTCCTGCAGACATAGTGAAGAACCTGAAAGAAAGTATGGCAGTTCTAGAAAAACAAGACATCTCTgacaaaaaggcagaaaag gCCACTGAGGAGGTCTCAAAAAACCTTGTTGCCATGAAAGAGATCTTGTATGGCACAAATGAAAAGGAACCACAGACAGAAGCTGTGGCGCAGCTAGCTCAAGAGCTGTACAACAGTGGTCTTCTTAGTACCCTAGTAGCTGACTTGCAACTAATTGATTTTGAG GGCAAAAAAGATGTTGCGCAAATCTTCAACAACATCCTCAGAAGGCAAATTGGTACAAGAACTCCCACAGTTGAATACATCTGCACTCAACAGAATATATTGTTCATGCTGTTAAAAGG GTACGAGTCTCCAGAAATTGCTCTAAATTGTGGAATAATGCTTAGAGAATGCATCAGGCATGAGCCACTTGCTAAAATAATCTTGTGGTCAGAACAGTTCTACGATTTCTTCAGATACGTGGAAATGTCAACATTTGACATTGCTTCAGATGCATTTGCTACATTCAAG GATTTGCTTACAAGACACAAGTTGCTAAGTGCAGAATTTTTGGAACAACATTACGATAGG ttcttCAGTGAATATGAGAAGTTGCTTCATTCGGAAAATTACGTGACGAAGAGGCAGTCACTTAAG CTCCTTGGTGAATTGTTATTGGACAGACACAACTTCACAATTATGACAAAGTACATCAGTAAACCTGAAAATCTCAAACTCATGATGAACCTCCTACGAGACAAGAGTCGTAACATTCAATTTGAGGCCTTTCATGTGTTTAAG gTGTTTGTAGCCAATCCTAACAAGACACAGCCTATATTAGACATCCTTCTAAAGAATCAGACCAAACTTATTGAGTTCCTCAGCAAGTTTCAGAATGACAGGACCGAGGATGAACAATTTAATGATGAGAAGACCTATTTAGTTAAACAGATCAGGGATTTGAAGAGACCAGCACAGCAAGAAGCTTAA